The proteins below are encoded in one region of Aquisphaera giovannonii:
- a CDS encoding DsrE family protein, with amino-acid sequence MPSMNPDDAPINDFAGTAVLLTRAGMGQAEPALQQKVLQVFLTMLLENGQLPRAICLYTEGVKLAAEDSPALDLLRGLAAEGVPVIVCKTCSDFYGLTDHLRVGVVGGMGDILAAMATAAKVITV; translated from the coding sequence ATGCCCTCGATGAACCCGGACGACGCGCCGATCAATGACTTCGCCGGCACCGCGGTCCTCCTGACCCGGGCGGGCATGGGCCAGGCCGAGCCGGCGCTCCAGCAGAAGGTCCTCCAGGTCTTCCTCACCATGCTCCTGGAGAACGGCCAGCTCCCGCGGGCCATCTGCCTCTACACCGAGGGCGTGAAGCTCGCCGCCGAGGACTCGCCCGCGCTGGACCTGCTCCGGGGCCTCGCGGCGGAGGGGGTGCCCGTGATCGTCTGCAAGACCTGCTCCGACTTCTACGGCCTGACCGACCACCTCCGCGTCGGCGTCGTCGGCGGCATGGGGGACATCCTCGCCGCCATGGCCACGGCCGCGAAGGTGATCACGGTCTGA
- a CDS encoding FAD-dependent oxidoreductase: protein MPRRPAMVGREAPVLICHSHLRWDWVFQRPQHLLSRLAREWTVIVEEEPVFDDRPAGLDVLDVGGGVTVLRPHRRADVDHDLGRLVEGYVAMARGRRPLVRWFYSPMFAAYGDRLGPGQVVVYDCMDELAGFAGAPAGLKEAEDRLLERADVVFTGGRALYEAKRDRNPGVHCFPSAVEETHFARALDPDLPLPADLAGLPRPILGYYGVVDERLDYDLIAALADDRPEGSVVLVGPTIKVDPARLPRRPNLRYLGQKGYAELPAYLKGFDVCLMPWALNEATRHISPTKTLEYMAGGKPIVSTAVQDVVRDHGDIVLVARDAAHFLGLARQAPALFDADREEAGRRRAKGMGWDGTADAMRRLVEGKLGEGRRRPRAARPPQSTRSLIVGGGPAGLSAGLHLDDSDFILADRHDRAGGLCRSIVQDGFTFDYAGHIFFTNDPYVDGLFRGILADNFHEQQRESWIHLYDSYQRYPFQGNLYGLPPEVIKECLLGVIKAGRDADAPAGNANGGRPLNFLEWSLRTFGEGITKHFMQPYNFKVWGIDPARMSSDWIAGRVLTPSLDEVIDGSLRRGRGDMGPNARFGYPLRGGCEMFVSGLARRVEARGGEFAMRRSLVSIDPARKRATFRVGGRGEGGELRTIRYDRLFPSVPLPELIEAIDGAPESVRKAAAGLPSTAVVCVNLGIDREKVTEKHWIYYPEGQDKFLFQRIFVQSNASPHTAPPGHSALTFEISHSKYKPLPVKGKRAMVEACVAGLKRTDLWREGDQVAFEQVLGMPHAYIPFTPDREGRLAVINAYLHKLDIYPIGRFGEWKYVNQDGAILSGKRVVESVQADGKLQPEAAAPAPAEASPPQKRPLAVAMSAEILGNGHGNGHANGNGKGPARLAADL from the coding sequence ATGCCCAGGAGACCCGCCATGGTGGGGCGCGAGGCCCCCGTCCTGATCTGCCATTCTCACCTGCGGTGGGACTGGGTGTTCCAGCGGCCCCAGCACCTGCTCTCGCGGCTGGCGAGGGAGTGGACGGTGATCGTCGAGGAGGAGCCCGTCTTCGACGACCGCCCGGCGGGGCTGGACGTGCTCGACGTCGGCGGCGGCGTCACGGTGCTCCGGCCGCATCGCCGGGCGGATGTCGACCACGACCTCGGCCGGCTCGTCGAGGGGTACGTGGCGATGGCCCGCGGCCGGCGGCCGCTGGTCCGCTGGTTCTACTCGCCGATGTTCGCCGCCTATGGCGACCGGCTGGGCCCGGGCCAGGTCGTCGTCTACGACTGCATGGACGAGCTCGCCGGATTCGCAGGGGCGCCCGCCGGGCTCAAGGAGGCGGAGGACCGACTGCTGGAGCGGGCGGACGTGGTCTTCACGGGCGGGCGGGCCCTGTACGAGGCGAAGCGCGACCGCAACCCGGGCGTGCACTGCTTCCCCTCGGCCGTGGAGGAGACGCACTTCGCCCGGGCCCTCGACCCCGACCTGCCGCTCCCGGCCGACCTGGCCGGCCTGCCCCGGCCGATCCTCGGCTACTACGGCGTCGTGGACGAGCGGCTCGACTACGACCTCATCGCGGCCCTGGCCGACGACCGGCCCGAGGGCTCGGTCGTCCTGGTCGGCCCGACGATCAAGGTCGATCCCGCGCGGCTGCCGCGGAGGCCGAACCTACGTTACCTCGGCCAGAAGGGCTACGCGGAGTTGCCCGCGTACCTCAAGGGGTTCGACGTCTGCCTGATGCCCTGGGCGCTCAACGAGGCCACCCGGCACATCAGCCCGACCAAGACCCTGGAGTACATGGCCGGCGGCAAGCCGATCGTCTCGACGGCCGTGCAGGACGTGGTCCGCGACCACGGGGACATCGTCCTCGTGGCCCGCGACGCCGCACACTTCCTGGGGCTCGCGAGGCAGGCCCCCGCCCTGTTCGACGCGGACCGCGAGGAGGCCGGCCGGCGCCGGGCGAAGGGGATGGGCTGGGACGGCACGGCCGACGCGATGCGACGCCTGGTCGAGGGGAAGCTGGGCGAAGGCCGCCGGCGTCCCCGGGCGGCCCGGCCGCCGCAGTCCACGCGGAGCCTCATCGTCGGCGGCGGCCCCGCCGGCCTCAGCGCGGGGCTGCACCTGGACGACTCCGACTTCATCCTGGCCGACCGCCACGACCGCGCCGGCGGGCTCTGCCGCTCGATCGTCCAGGACGGGTTCACCTTCGACTACGCCGGCCACATCTTCTTCACCAACGACCCCTACGTGGACGGCCTCTTCCGAGGCATCCTCGCGGACAACTTCCACGAGCAGCAGCGCGAGAGCTGGATCCACCTCTACGACTCGTACCAGCGGTACCCGTTCCAGGGCAACCTCTACGGCCTCCCGCCCGAGGTGATCAAGGAGTGCCTGCTGGGCGTCATCAAGGCGGGCCGCGATGCGGACGCGCCGGCCGGCAATGCGAACGGCGGCCGGCCGCTGAATTTCCTGGAGTGGAGCCTCCGGACGTTCGGCGAAGGGATCACGAAGCACTTCATGCAGCCCTACAACTTCAAGGTGTGGGGCATCGACCCGGCGCGGATGAGCAGCGACTGGATCGCCGGGCGGGTGCTGACGCCGTCGCTGGACGAGGTCATCGACGGCTCGCTCCGCCGCGGCCGCGGCGACATGGGGCCCAACGCCCGGTTCGGCTACCCGCTGCGCGGGGGCTGCGAGATGTTCGTCTCCGGCCTGGCCAGGAGGGTCGAGGCCCGCGGCGGCGAGTTCGCGATGCGACGCTCGCTCGTCTCGATCGACCCGGCCCGCAAGCGGGCGACGTTCCGAGTGGGCGGACGCGGCGAGGGGGGCGAGCTGCGGACGATCCGCTACGACCGCCTCTTCCCGAGCGTGCCGCTGCCGGAGCTGATCGAGGCCATCGACGGCGCGCCGGAGTCGGTGCGCAAGGCCGCCGCCGGGCTGCCGAGCACCGCGGTCGTCTGCGTGAACCTGGGGATCGACCGCGAGAAGGTGACGGAGAAGCACTGGATCTATTATCCCGAGGGGCAGGACAAGTTCCTCTTCCAGCGGATCTTCGTGCAGTCGAATGCCTCCCCCCACACGGCGCCGCCGGGCCACAGCGCCCTGACCTTCGAGATCAGCCACTCGAAGTACAAGCCGCTGCCGGTGAAGGGCAAGAGGGCCATGGTGGAGGCCTGCGTCGCCGGGCTGAAGCGGACCGACCTCTGGCGCGAGGGGGACCAGGTCGCCTTCGAGCAGGTGCTCGGCATGCCGCATGCCTACATCCCGTTCACGCCGGACCGGGAGGGCCGCCTGGCCGTGATCAACGCATACTTGCACAAGCTGGACATCTACCCGATCGGGCGATTCGGCGAGTGGAAGTACGTCAACCAGGACGGCGCGATCCTCTCGGGCAAGCGGGTGGTCGAGTCGGTCCAGGCCGACGGCAAGCTTCAGCCTGAGGCGGCCGCGCCCGCCCCGGCCGAGGCGTCGCCGCCGCAGAAGCGGCCGCTCGCCGTGGCCATGTCGGCGGAGATCCTCGGCAACGGCCATGGGAATGGCCACGCCAACGGCAACGGCAAGGGCCCGGCGCGGCTCGCGGCCGACCTCTGA
- a CDS encoding glutamate decarboxylase: protein MPLHARNPIRDHLMDDVYASNDLSLAIPKYRMPAGEHDPRSAHAVVQDELMLDGNSRLNLATFCQTWVEPEVRSLMGESLDKNMIDKDEYPQTAEIESRCVHMIADLWHAPHHANTIGCSATGSSEAAMLGGLALKWRWREKRRAAGAPADRPNLVCGPVQVCWHKFARYFDVELREVPLEPGRLMLTPEEAVAHCDENTIGVVPTLGVTFTLKYEPVAEICAALDDLQARTGLDVPVHVDAASGGFVAPFLQPDLVWDFRLPRVKSINASGHKYGLTPLGCGWVVWREKADLPDDLIFHVDYLGGDLPTFALNFSRPGGQVICQYYNLIRLGREGYRKVQHACRETAAFLADHVAAMGPFDLIHDGRDGLPGVCWTIKPGTDPGFTLYDLADRLRYHGWQVPTYPLRPHCESTLIQRALVRHGFSRDLAKVLLRDLRASIQFLHDRPNRVPLGPAEAEGYHH, encoded by the coding sequence ATGCCCCTGCACGCGAGGAATCCGATCCGCGACCACCTGATGGACGACGTTTATGCGTCCAACGACCTGTCGCTGGCCATCCCGAAGTACCGGATGCCGGCCGGCGAGCACGACCCGAGGAGCGCCCATGCGGTGGTCCAGGACGAGCTGATGCTCGACGGCAACTCGCGGCTCAACCTGGCGACGTTCTGCCAGACCTGGGTCGAGCCCGAGGTGCGCAGCCTCATGGGCGAGAGCCTCGACAAGAACATGATCGACAAGGACGAGTACCCGCAGACCGCGGAGATCGAGTCGCGATGCGTGCACATGATCGCCGACCTCTGGCACGCCCCGCACCACGCCAACACGATCGGCTGCTCGGCGACCGGGTCGAGCGAGGCGGCGATGCTGGGCGGCCTGGCGCTCAAGTGGAGATGGCGAGAGAAGCGCCGGGCCGCCGGGGCGCCCGCGGACCGGCCGAACCTCGTCTGCGGGCCGGTCCAGGTCTGCTGGCACAAGTTCGCCCGCTACTTCGACGTCGAGCTCCGGGAGGTGCCCCTGGAGCCCGGCCGCCTGATGCTCACGCCCGAGGAGGCCGTCGCGCATTGCGACGAGAACACGATCGGCGTGGTGCCCACGCTCGGCGTCACCTTCACCCTGAAGTACGAGCCCGTGGCCGAGATCTGCGCCGCGCTCGATGATCTTCAGGCGCGGACCGGCCTCGACGTCCCGGTCCACGTGGACGCCGCCAGCGGGGGATTCGTCGCCCCGTTCCTGCAGCCGGACCTCGTTTGGGACTTCCGGCTCCCCCGGGTCAAGTCGATCAACGCCTCCGGCCACAAGTACGGCCTGACGCCGCTCGGCTGCGGCTGGGTCGTCTGGCGGGAGAAGGCCGACCTGCCCGACGACCTGATCTTCCACGTCGACTACCTAGGCGGCGACCTGCCGACCTTCGCGCTGAACTTCTCGCGCCCGGGCGGCCAGGTCATCTGCCAGTACTACAACCTGATCCGCCTCGGCCGCGAGGGTTACCGCAAGGTCCAGCACGCCTGCCGCGAGACCGCCGCCTTCCTCGCCGACCATGTCGCCGCGATGGGCCCGTTCGACCTGATCCACGACGGCCGCGACGGCCTCCCGGGCGTCTGCTGGACGATCAAGCCGGGCACCGACCCCGGCTTCACCCTCTACGACCTCGCCGACCGCCTGCGCTACCACGGCTGGCAGGTCCCGACCTACCCCCTCCGCCCGCACTGCGAGTCGACCCTCATCCAGCGTGCCCTCGTCCGCCACGGCTTCAGCCGCGACCTCGCGAAGGTCCTCCTCCGAGACCTCCGGGCGAGCATCCAATTCCTCCACGACCGACCCAACCGCGTCCCCCTCGGCCCGGCCGAGGCCGAGGGGTATCACCACTGA